The following are encoded in a window of Telmatobacter sp. DSM 110680 genomic DNA:
- a CDS encoding RsmE family RNA methyltransferase, producing MTRRRWIAENWDEATATLEGAQAEHMIRVLRAQLGEEADVVAGGKVFHSVVALITDGGPGGKAEVRFNLIAEVESEPAMPVTVVMSIFKFDHMEWAIEKATELGVTSVVPVIARRTERHLALAAMKRADRWRRIAIEASQQSRRSDVPLIRDPVKLSDYAKAPSKAKRIVLAEQERSTTLRAALHEAITAAGAEMPELELAIGPEGGWATEEEALFDANGWQAASLGPRILRAETAAIAALAVVASMLE from the coding sequence ATGACGCGACGTCGATGGATTGCAGAAAATTGGGATGAAGCTACCGCGACACTCGAAGGCGCGCAAGCGGAGCACATGATTCGCGTGTTGCGCGCGCAGCTGGGAGAAGAGGCCGACGTGGTTGCGGGAGGCAAAGTGTTCCACTCTGTGGTCGCCTTGATCACCGACGGAGGGCCTGGCGGCAAGGCGGAGGTGAGGTTCAATCTCATCGCCGAGGTCGAGTCTGAGCCCGCGATGCCCGTTACGGTGGTAATGTCGATTTTCAAGTTCGACCACATGGAGTGGGCGATCGAAAAAGCGACGGAGTTGGGAGTCACTTCGGTCGTGCCAGTGATCGCGCGACGCACTGAAAGACATCTCGCGCTGGCTGCGATGAAACGCGCGGACCGATGGAGACGCATCGCGATCGAGGCGTCACAACAGTCGCGGCGATCGGATGTCCCGCTGATTCGCGACCCTGTGAAGCTATCCGATTATGCGAAGGCGCCGTCCAAAGCAAAGCGCATTGTGCTGGCGGAGCAAGAGCGTTCGACGACGCTGCGTGCGGCCTTGCACGAAGCTATTACTGCTGCAGGCGCAGAGATGCCGGAACTGGAACTTGCAATCGGACCGGAAGGTGGGTGGGCGACAGAAGAAGAAGCGCTCTTCGATGCGAATGGATGGCAAGCCGCCTCGCTTGGGCCGCGCATCCTCCGTGCAGAGACGGCAGCTATTGCTGCGCTGGCGGTTGTGGCGTCGATGCTGGAGTAG
- a CDS encoding CPBP family intramembrane glutamic endopeptidase produces the protein MEPQNELNTGTEQQSFVSPIAEPSVLRPALIAPVWHTVVLILAIFAISFIGVYRHPAGQNPAAVNRLRTYAVTAVLEFVLIGWVAFGLRLRGISLGSLWGRASNSFRSIALDAGIAILFWMLSLMMLGTIAIFWLSIDNLIHHRPIVVTSSRNGKSIAPDPSQEKAARAVVQLAPTNGKEIAGWLLLCILVGVAEELVFRGYLQQQFTAWSRGAAAGGVVFSAIMFGSAHGYEGVRAMFLLVVFGALFSLLALFRRNLRAGIFAHSWHDAFAGLTVAFLHARHIL, from the coding sequence ATGGAACCCCAAAACGAATTGAACACCGGCACGGAGCAGCAGAGCTTCGTAAGTCCAATCGCTGAGCCCTCTGTGCTCAGGCCAGCACTCATCGCCCCCGTGTGGCACACGGTAGTGCTTATTCTCGCCATCTTTGCGATCTCGTTCATCGGGGTGTATCGGCATCCAGCCGGACAGAACCCTGCTGCGGTGAACCGCCTTCGCACTTATGCCGTGACGGCGGTTCTTGAATTCGTCCTGATAGGCTGGGTCGCTTTTGGCTTGAGGCTCAGAGGAATTTCTCTTGGGTCACTTTGGGGACGGGCATCGAACAGCTTTCGGTCAATTGCATTGGACGCCGGTATCGCGATTTTGTTCTGGATGCTCTCGCTGATGATGCTTGGGACGATCGCCATCTTCTGGTTGAGCATCGATAATCTGATCCACCATCGGCCCATTGTGGTCACGTCGTCACGCAACGGAAAATCGATTGCTCCCGATCCATCGCAGGAGAAGGCGGCTCGCGCGGTAGTACAACTGGCGCCGACCAATGGCAAGGAAATCGCGGGCTGGCTGTTGCTGTGCATCCTGGTGGGAGTTGCGGAAGAGCTCGTATTTCGCGGGTATTTGCAACAGCAGTTCACGGCGTGGTCGCGTGGTGCGGCAGCGGGCGGAGTGGTGTTCTCAGCGATCATGTTTGGATCTGCGCATGGGTATGAAGGAGTGCGAGCAATGTTTTTGCTCGTCGTATTCGGAGCACTCTTCAGTCTGCTTGCGTTGTTCCGGCGAAACCTGCGCGCCGGAATTTTTGCTCACAGCTGGCACGATGCGTTCGCAGGATTGACTGTCGCGTTCCTTCATGCGCGCCATATTTTGTGA
- a CDS encoding L-serine ammonia-lyase produces MTTSLFDLYKLGVGPSSSHTMGPMRAACSFVQDLESKGKLEKAARVQVRLYGSLALTGMGHGTDRAVLLGLSGNEPATIDPAVIEATVAEIRATKKLRLAGIKPIAFDEPHDLMFERETMFPPDSRTRHPNGVRFIAFDDAENVIEERTYFSIGGGFIVEDGAEATLADENEVRLPYPFHSAAELLEVAHVNGLRIDQVMMANECARMRVHDPGASDESLAEKVRAGIEAIWQTMKGCVERGIATEGILPGGLNVRRRAHRLAQRLKEKEATGQQSDPLAPLDWVTVYAIAVNEENAAGGRVVTAPTNGAAGVVPAVAHFYERFVTGANHEGIIRFFLTSAAIGILYKENASISGAEVGCQGEVGVACSMAAGGLIAAMGGTNGQVEHAAEIAMEHNLGMTCDPIGGLVQIPCIERNAMGAVKAVHASRIAESELEEHKVSLDQVIRTMYLTGLDMQSRYKETSLAGLALNVIEC; encoded by the coding sequence GTGACGACGAGCCTCTTCGATCTCTACAAACTGGGTGTTGGACCATCGAGCTCGCACACGATGGGTCCCATGCGCGCGGCCTGCAGCTTTGTGCAAGATCTCGAGTCAAAAGGCAAACTTGAGAAGGCGGCCCGCGTGCAGGTGCGGCTGTATGGTTCGCTTGCCCTGACAGGAATGGGACACGGAACGGATCGTGCCGTGCTCCTGGGGTTGTCCGGTAATGAGCCGGCAACCATTGACCCTGCCGTCATTGAAGCGACGGTGGCGGAGATCCGGGCGACGAAGAAGCTTCGGCTTGCGGGGATAAAGCCTATCGCCTTTGATGAGCCGCACGATCTGATGTTCGAGCGCGAAACGATGTTTCCACCCGATTCACGCACCCGGCATCCGAATGGAGTGCGGTTTATCGCTTTCGATGACGCGGAGAATGTGATCGAAGAGCGCACCTATTTTTCAATCGGGGGCGGATTCATCGTTGAAGATGGCGCGGAAGCAACTTTGGCGGATGAGAACGAAGTCCGGCTTCCCTATCCATTTCATAGTGCAGCGGAGTTGCTGGAGGTCGCGCATGTCAATGGTCTGCGGATAGACCAGGTAATGATGGCGAACGAATGCGCGCGCATGCGCGTCCATGATCCGGGCGCGAGTGATGAATCTCTCGCAGAGAAGGTGCGCGCCGGTATCGAGGCAATCTGGCAGACGATGAAGGGTTGCGTCGAGCGAGGAATTGCGACTGAGGGAATTCTGCCCGGTGGTTTGAATGTTCGCCGAAGGGCGCACCGGCTGGCGCAGCGGCTGAAAGAGAAAGAAGCGACAGGGCAGCAGAGCGACCCGCTGGCGCCGCTGGACTGGGTGACCGTTTACGCGATAGCGGTGAACGAGGAGAACGCAGCAGGCGGACGTGTGGTAACGGCTCCGACGAACGGGGCTGCGGGTGTGGTGCCCGCAGTCGCTCACTTCTACGAGCGTTTTGTGACTGGTGCGAACCACGAAGGAATCATTCGTTTCTTTCTGACTTCGGCGGCGATCGGGATCCTCTATAAAGAGAACGCGTCGATCAGCGGGGCGGAGGTCGGTTGCCAGGGCGAGGTAGGCGTAGCGTGCTCGATGGCGGCGGGCGGCTTGATCGCGGCGATGGGCGGCACGAATGGACAGGTGGAGCATGCTGCCGAGATCGCGATGGAGCACAATCTTGGCATGACCTGCGATCCCATCGGCGGGCTGGTGCAGATTCCGTGCATCGAGCGCAATGCGATGGGCGCGGTGAAGGCCGTGCATGCCTCACGGATCGCAGAAAGTGAGTTGGAAGAGCATAAGGTCTCGCTCGACCAGGTGATCCGCACAATGTATCTGACGGGTCTCGATATGCAATCGCGTTACAAGGAAACCAGCTTGGCCGGGCTTGCGCTGAATGTAATCGAGTGCTGA